In Stenotrophomonas sp. 169, one DNA window encodes the following:
- a CDS encoding Na+/H+ antiporter subunit G produces MITAIQIVLSVVLLFGCFFILVGALGLVKLSTFFKRLHAPTKASTLGVGCVLVSSVAYHIFLGQDPQPRELLITIFLFITTPISAHLMAKAALSLLMETRPTLPGNERAKEEQLPPPEPVREKVVEETNDTYTSNESKTDEYEG; encoded by the coding sequence ATGATCACCGCCATCCAGATCGTGCTGTCGGTGGTGCTCCTGTTCGGCTGCTTCTTCATCCTGGTCGGCGCGCTGGGACTGGTGAAGCTGTCCACCTTCTTCAAGCGCCTGCATGCGCCGACCAAGGCCAGCACGCTGGGCGTGGGCTGTGTGCTGGTGTCATCGGTGGCGTACCACATCTTCCTGGGCCAGGATCCGCAGCCGCGCGAACTGCTGATCACCATTTTCCTGTTCATCACCACGCCGATCAGCGCCCATCTGATGGCCAAGGCGGCGCTGTCGCTGCTGATGGAAACCCGCCCTACCCTGCCGGGTAACGAGCGCGCGAAAGAAGAGCAGTTGCCGCCACCGGAACCGGTGCGCGAGAAGGTCGTGGAAGAAACCAACGACACCTATACGTCGAATGAAAGCAAGACCGACGAATACGAGGGCTGA
- a CDS encoding sodium:calcium antiporter, giving the protein MIAAALAWFLLGLLLLALGGDSVVKAASGLAQRFGASPFTAGLVLLGLATSVPELAVNARALTVGQPELALGNAVGSTLANLGLTLAVAALAMPLLLRARALRSSWTCLLLGAVLLLVFGLDGGLQRWEGAILLAAFGLAFGWLLHAGRREAPEVQASIADSAASRTNLLLNVIRLALAALTLYWGARLVVGAAADFGTALGWTPLLVGLLPVAIGTALPEVAAAVMAARRGQGDMVLGHVLGSSVVNLLLVIGAMAVIQPLALPASFVRLELPAVLAFALVLYPMLRGDLRMSRVEGGVLLAAFVAWVGLELALLAS; this is encoded by the coding sequence ATGATTGCCGCCGCTCTTGCGTGGTTCCTGCTCGGCCTGTTGCTGCTTGCGCTGGGTGGCGATTCCGTCGTCAAGGCGGCATCCGGGCTGGCACAGCGCTTCGGCGCGTCGCCCTTCACCGCCGGCCTGGTGCTGTTGGGGCTGGCGACGTCGGTGCCGGAGCTCGCCGTCAACGCCCGTGCGCTGACGGTGGGGCAGCCTGAGCTCGCGCTGGGCAATGCGGTCGGCAGCACGCTGGCCAACCTGGGCCTGACGCTCGCGGTGGCGGCGCTGGCGATGCCGTTGCTGCTGCGGGCACGCGCGCTGCGCAGTTCGTGGACGTGCCTGCTGCTGGGTGCGGTGCTGCTGCTGGTGTTCGGCTTGGACGGCGGGCTGCAACGCTGGGAAGGCGCGATCCTGCTGGCAGCCTTCGGGCTGGCGTTCGGCTGGCTGCTGCATGCGGGGCGGCGCGAGGCGCCGGAGGTGCAGGCGTCGATCGCCGACTCCGCTGCCTCACGCACGAACCTGTTGTTGAATGTCATCCGCCTCGCGCTTGCCGCCCTGACGCTGTACTGGGGTGCCCGGCTGGTGGTCGGCGCTGCGGCGGACTTCGGCACAGCGCTGGGCTGGACGCCGCTGCTGGTCGGCCTGCTGCCGGTGGCGATCGGCACCGCGCTGCCGGAAGTGGCGGCGGCGGTGATGGCCGCGCGCCGTGGCCAGGGCGACATGGTGCTGGGCCATGTACTGGGCTCGAGCGTGGTCAACCTGTTGCTGGTGATCGGCGCGATGGCGGTGATCCAGCCGCTCGCGCTGCCCGCTTCCTTCGTGCGTCTGGAACTGCCCGCCGTGCTGGCGTTCGCTCTGGTGCTGTATCCGATGCTGCGCGGCGACCTGCGCATGAGCCGCGTTGAGGGCGGGGTACTGCTCGCTGCCTTCGTTGCCTGGGTAGGCCTGGAACTGGCGCTGCTGGCAAGCTGA
- the hmgA gene encoding homogentisate 1,2-dioxygenase: protein MTNTMQARGYQTGFGNEFASEALEGALPVGQNAPQTVAHGLYAEQLSGTAFTAPRGANRRSWLYRIRPAVTHGEFTAFAQPQVQGSFHGLAAAPGQLRWSPLPMPETPTDFIEGLYTMGGNGGPDAHAGVAIHLYAANRDMQGRYFYNADGELLIVPQLGRLRLLTELGVVEVEPQQIAVVPRGIRFRVELPDGQARGYVCENFGALLKLPDLGPIGSNGLANPRDFETPHAAFEDIDGDFELVAKFDGQLWRAPIDHSPLDVVAWHGNYAPYRYDLRRFNTIGSISFDHPDPSIFLVLHSPSDTPGTSNMDFAIFPPRWLVAQHTFRPPWFHRNVASEFMGLVHGAYDAKAEGFVPGGASLHNCMSGHGPDAPTFDKASVADLSKPDVIKDTMAFMFETRGVIRPTQQAVAAGHRQGDYQQCWNGLRNHFRTR from the coding sequence ATGACCAACACGATGCAGGCACGCGGCTACCAGACGGGATTCGGCAACGAGTTCGCCAGTGAGGCCTTGGAAGGCGCGCTGCCGGTTGGACAGAATGCGCCGCAGACCGTCGCCCACGGTCTGTACGCGGAGCAGTTGTCCGGCACGGCGTTCACTGCGCCGCGTGGCGCCAATCGGCGCAGTTGGTTGTATCGGATCCGTCCTGCCGTCACCCACGGTGAGTTCACCGCGTTCGCGCAGCCGCAGGTGCAGGGCAGCTTCCACGGACTGGCCGCTGCGCCGGGCCAGCTGCGCTGGAGCCCGCTGCCGATGCCTGAAACGCCGACCGATTTCATCGAAGGGCTGTACACGATGGGCGGCAACGGCGGGCCGGACGCACACGCGGGCGTGGCGATCCACCTGTATGCCGCCAACCGCGACATGCAGGGTCGTTACTTCTACAACGCCGACGGCGAGCTGCTGATCGTGCCGCAGCTCGGTCGCCTGCGCCTGCTGACCGAGCTGGGCGTGGTGGAGGTCGAACCGCAGCAGATCGCGGTGGTTCCTCGCGGCATCCGCTTCCGCGTGGAGCTGCCCGATGGGCAGGCGCGCGGCTATGTGTGCGAGAACTTCGGTGCGCTGCTGAAGCTGCCGGACCTGGGGCCGATCGGCTCCAATGGACTGGCCAATCCGCGTGACTTCGAGACGCCGCACGCGGCGTTCGAGGACATCGACGGTGACTTCGAACTGGTGGCGAAATTCGATGGTCAGCTGTGGCGTGCGCCGATCGATCATTCACCGTTGGATGTGGTGGCCTGGCACGGCAACTACGCGCCCTACCGCTACGACCTGCGGCGTTTCAATACCATCGGTTCGATCAGCTTCGATCATCCGGATCCCTCGATCTTCCTGGTGCTGCATTCGCCCAGCGATACGCCCGGCACCAGCAACATGGATTTCGCGATCTTCCCGCCGCGTTGGCTGGTGGCGCAGCATACGTTCCGCCCGCCGTGGTTCCATCGCAACGTCGCCAGCGAGTTCATGGGGCTGGTGCACGGCGCCTACGATGCAAAGGCAGAAGGGTTCGTACCGGGCGGTGCGTCGCTGCACAACTGCATGAGCGGCCACGGACCGGATGCGCCGACCTTCGACAAGGCCTCCGTGGCGGATCTGTCCAAGCCGGACGTGATCAAGGACACGATGGCTTTCATGTTCGAGACGCGCGGCGTGATCCGGCCGACCCAGCAGGCAGTGGCTGCGGGCCACCGGCAGGGCGACTACCAGCAGTGCTGGAACGGCCTGCGGAACCACTTCCGCACCCGCTGA
- the hppD gene encoding 4-hydroxyphenylpyruvate dioxygenase yields the protein MNTTVQTASHPNLGMQVTTFENPMGIDGFEFVEFAAPAGRGEELHAYFRSMGFTAVLKHKARPITVYRQGGVNFLVNEDPDSFAADFADKHGPCACGFAIRFQKPGDEVFQTALGNGAEAIAFKPESKAVDAPVIKGIGDCMLYLVDRYGTSGSIYGDDYAPVEGADPAPVGFGLTFIDHLTHNLYFGNMQQWSDYYERLFNFREIRYFDIKGLKTGLVSKAMTAPDGIVRIPLNESSDPKSQINEYLDAYKGEGIQHIACFTDDIYATVEAMREQGVQFLDTPDTYFDVIDQRVPGHGEDVARLAKNKILIDADPETHQRKLLQIFTLNSIGPIFFEIIQRKGNEGFGEGNFTALFESIERDQMRRGVL from the coding sequence ATGAATACCACCGTCCAGACCGCCTCGCACCCCAATCTCGGCATGCAGGTGACCACGTTCGAAAATCCGATGGGCATCGATGGCTTCGAGTTCGTCGAATTCGCCGCCCCTGCTGGCCGTGGCGAGGAGCTGCACGCCTACTTCCGCAGCATGGGCTTCACCGCCGTGCTGAAGCACAAGGCGCGTCCGATCACGGTCTATCGCCAGGGCGGGGTGAACTTCCTGGTCAACGAAGACCCGGATTCGTTCGCCGCCGATTTCGCCGACAAGCACGGCCCGTGCGCCTGCGGTTTCGCCATCCGCTTCCAGAAGCCGGGTGACGAAGTCTTCCAGACCGCATTGGGCAACGGTGCCGAAGCGATCGCGTTCAAGCCGGAGTCCAAGGCGGTGGACGCGCCGGTGATCAAGGGCATCGGCGATTGCATGCTGTATCTGGTGGACCGCTATGGCACGTCCGGCAGTATTTACGGTGACGATTACGCGCCGGTGGAAGGCGCCGATCCGGCGCCCGTTGGCTTCGGCCTGACCTTCATCGACCACCTGACCCACAACCTGTATTTCGGCAACATGCAGCAGTGGTCGGACTACTACGAGCGGCTGTTCAACTTCCGCGAGATCCGCTACTTCGACATCAAGGGCCTGAAGACCGGCCTGGTGTCCAAGGCGATGACCGCGCCCGATGGCATCGTGCGTATTCCGCTGAATGAATCGTCCGATCCGAAGAGCCAGATCAACGAATACCTCGACGCCTACAAGGGCGAGGGCATCCAGCATATCGCCTGTTTCACCGACGACATCTACGCAACCGTGGAAGCGATGCGCGAACAGGGTGTGCAGTTCCTGGATACGCCGGACACCTACTTCGACGTGATCGACCAGCGTGTCCCCGGCCACGGCGAGGACGTTGCCCGGTTGGCGAAGAACAAGATCCTGATCGATGCCGACCCGGAAACCCACCAGCGCAAGCTGCTGCAGATCTTCACCTTGAACAGCATCGGGCCGATCTTCTTCGAGATCATCCAGCGCAAGGGCAATGAAGGGTTCGGCGAAGGCAACTTCACGGCACTGTTCGAAAGCATCGAGCGCGACCAGATGCGCCGCGGCGTACTGTAA
- a CDS encoding MarR family winged helix-turn-helix transcriptional regulator encodes MSPVDTASTSVRASHVLLDLEQFLPYRLSVLSNRVSGNIAKLYGDRYGLAIPEWRVITILALYPGSSASEVSERTAMDKVAVSRAVARLLERGFIKRETHGDDRRRSVLALSAAGFEVYETIAPLVIETTRKLMSVLSEDEEQLLETLILRLAGEGLQRMGE; translated from the coding sequence ATGAGTCCAGTCGATACCGCCTCTACCAGCGTGCGCGCCTCGCACGTCCTGCTCGATCTGGAGCAGTTCCTGCCGTACCGGCTGAGCGTGCTCTCCAACCGGGTCAGCGGCAACATCGCCAAGCTCTACGGCGACCGTTACGGCCTGGCGATCCCGGAATGGCGGGTGATCACCATCCTGGCCCTGTACCCGGGCTCATCGGCGAGCGAAGTGTCCGAGCGCACGGCGATGGACAAGGTCGCGGTGAGCCGCGCCGTGGCACGTCTGTTGGAGCGCGGCTTCATCAAGCGCGAAACCCACGGCGACGACCGCCGCCGCTCCGTGTTGGCGCTGTCGGCGGCCGGCTTCGAGGTGTACGAAACCATCGCGCCGCTGGTGATTGAAACCACCCGCAAGCTGATGTCCGTGCTCAGCGAAGACGAAGAGCAGCTGTTGGAAACGCTGATCCTGCGCCTGGCCGGCGAAGGCCTGCAGCGCATGGGCGAATAG
- a CDS encoding thioredoxin family protein — translation MRRTTGWISMGLLAAALAACSQPTPEASQAPAQPLDTRPTGTPAADPSVPVSSGNSPAAADIAAIAALNAAFDPARDPATDLEMAKVEAQRGNKRIILDVGGEWCPWCHILDRFVEGDAEVRRLRDANYIWMKVNYSEDNENKVFLSQYPEVKGYPHLFVLDAEGGLLHSQFTGELEQGKSYDRAKFLAFMKEWAPR, via the coding sequence ATGCGCAGGACAACAGGTTGGATATCCATGGGGCTGCTGGCCGCTGCATTGGCCGCGTGCTCGCAGCCCACTCCGGAGGCCAGCCAGGCGCCCGCGCAACCGCTTGATACGCGCCCCACCGGGACACCGGCCGCTGATCCCAGCGTGCCGGTGTCCTCGGGCAACAGCCCGGCGGCGGCGGATATCGCCGCCATCGCGGCGCTGAATGCCGCATTCGATCCGGCCCGTGACCCGGCCACCGACCTGGAAATGGCCAAGGTCGAAGCACAGCGCGGCAACAAGCGCATCATCCTGGACGTGGGCGGTGAATGGTGCCCGTGGTGCCACATCCTCGACAGGTTCGTCGAAGGCGATGCGGAAGTGCGCCGCCTGCGCGATGCGAACTACATCTGGATGAAGGTCAATTACAGCGAAGACAACGAGAACAAGGTCTTCCTGTCGCAGTACCCGGAAGTGAAGGGTTACCCGCATCTGTTCGTGCTGGATGCCGAAGGCGGCCTGCTGCATTCGCAGTTCACCGGCGAGCTGGAGCAGGGCAAGAGCTACGACCGGGCGAAGTTCCTCGCCTTCATGAAGGAATGGGCGCCGCGCTGA
- a CDS encoding oligopeptide:H+ symporter, with the protein MSLNATANTPEPAVPEFKTLLGHPRPLWMLFMAEFWERFAFYGIRWAMVLYIVAQFHGGDATGERPASELYGAYLALVYAGAIFGGYVADKLIGFQRSILLGALFMAVGLFMLASPTELLFKLGLATIIVGNGLFKPIISTLVGKLYLQGDARRDSGFTIFYMGINLGAMIAPVITGWLAREIFGTDAMPHYQIVFICAGVGMLVSLVWFWLGRSQLKGIGAPAPGQESNGRVGLVAIVGAIIGVPLFYFLLTIDAQALQMLLMALFVVPAVMLLVEGVRTGTVARDKVIAMLVIFMFNVLFWMFFEQAGSSFTFLADRIVDRQFGDWTFPLEWFQSVNSIAIITLAPLLAWMWVKMGRANPSIPRKFGLGLVFNGLAFLLLMVALSSMVDGAGKIPFWTLFMVYVIQSVGELCLSPIGLSMTTKLAPARLGGMAMGCWFLSIAIGNNLAGIFAGRVSGEGGMTVQSAHAGYTFGFYALVGSGVLLFLVAPLIQKLMHGVK; encoded by the coding sequence ATGAGCCTGAACGCCACTGCGAATACCCCCGAACCGGCTGTGCCGGAGTTCAAGACACTGCTAGGCCACCCGCGTCCGTTGTGGATGCTGTTCATGGCCGAGTTCTGGGAGCGCTTTGCGTTCTACGGCATCCGTTGGGCGATGGTGTTGTACATCGTGGCCCAGTTCCACGGCGGCGATGCCACCGGTGAACGGCCCGCCAGCGAGCTCTACGGTGCCTACCTGGCCCTGGTCTACGCCGGCGCGATCTTCGGTGGCTATGTCGCCGACAAGTTGATCGGGTTCCAGCGCTCCATCCTGTTGGGCGCTTTGTTCATGGCCGTCGGCCTGTTCATGCTGGCCTCGCCGACCGAGCTGCTGTTCAAGCTGGGCCTGGCCACCATCATCGTCGGCAATGGTCTGTTCAAGCCGATCATCTCCACGCTGGTCGGCAAGCTCTACCTGCAGGGCGATGCCCGCCGTGACTCCGGTTTCACCATCTTCTACATGGGCATCAACCTGGGCGCGATGATCGCCCCGGTGATCACCGGCTGGCTGGCGCGTGAGATCTTCGGCACCGACGCGATGCCGCATTACCAGATCGTCTTCATCTGCGCAGGCGTGGGCATGCTGGTGAGCCTGGTGTGGTTCTGGCTGGGCCGCAGCCAGCTGAAGGGCATCGGCGCGCCGGCACCGGGCCAGGAAAGCAATGGCCGCGTCGGCCTGGTCGCCATCGTCGGCGCCATCATCGGCGTGCCGCTGTTCTACTTCCTGCTGACCATCGACGCGCAGGCGCTGCAGATGCTGCTGATGGCGCTGTTCGTCGTGCCGGCCGTGATGCTGCTGGTGGAAGGCGTGCGCACAGGCACCGTGGCGCGCGACAAGGTCATCGCGATGCTGGTGATCTTCATGTTCAACGTCCTGTTCTGGATGTTCTTCGAACAGGCCGGCAGCTCGTTCACCTTCCTGGCTGATCGCATCGTCGACCGTCAGTTTGGTGACTGGACCTTCCCGTTGGAGTGGTTCCAGTCGGTCAACTCCATCGCCATCATCACCCTGGCCCCGCTGCTGGCGTGGATGTGGGTGAAGATGGGCCGCGCCAATCCGTCCATCCCGCGCAAGTTCGGCCTGGGCCTGGTGTTCAACGGCCTGGCCTTCCTGCTGCTGATGGTGGCCCTGTCGAGCATGGTCGACGGCGCGGGCAAGATCCCGTTCTGGACGCTGTTCATGGTGTATGTCATCCAGTCCGTGGGTGAGCTGTGCCTGTCGCCGATCGGCCTGTCGATGACCACCAAGCTTGCCCCGGCACGCCTGGGCGGCATGGCGATGGGTTGCTGGTTCCTGTCCATCGCCATCGGCAACAACCTGGCGGGCATCTTCGCCGGGCGGGTCAGCGGCGAAGGTGGCATGACCGTGCAATCCGCGCATGCCGGGTATACCTTTGGTTTCTACGCGTTGGTGGGCTCGGGCGTGCTGCTGTTCCTGGTGGCACCGCTGATCCAGAAGCTGATGCACGGCGTCAAGTAA
- a CDS encoding alpha/beta hydrolase: MKRLTPLLVMAPLLMGASASAAALEWTSCPDDISSSFPLLGDRLQCSQTQVPLDHAGSVPGTLMIDLLRVRAAHPAERRGVLMVNPGGPGLGAMFFTASLPANWEAEAAWASDKHRISERHDLIAVQPRGLGSGSELRCRSSAVLKPYGRITDDRSSENLIAINENAAVIAAGCSAHPWSRFITTEQTARDMDLVRTQLGEEKINYWGVSYGTELGAWYGLLFADHVDRMILDSNVDWTKGIQYTAIPKSDSRQVIYQRFLVERAIAQPAVYGLGTDAQAIDDLFADLEPVFRDTVRYSLGSVESLMAARMLQSWLRESPDMDAKALDERIAGHHFSDDPDVDAAARRSAQYAAVDWFSAPESPGPLNLDPTYSVQYTVLCNSAEGIQPPSFWDDMGDRQARENPVGGSTESHQTCAYWPVSVPARPDMAALDAVRNLMVLQMEFDAFTPRATAFNAFTSIPSASIVYAAGLKGHGMIYNGVSSCVDRVTSAFMADGIRPGRLHVCEHAPAAVQSTTDKLRQIEARAHQVRGERRMPADS, translated from the coding sequence ATGAAGCGATTGACCCCGTTACTGGTCATGGCGCCCCTTCTGATGGGAGCCTCCGCGTCCGCCGCTGCCTTGGAGTGGACTTCCTGCCCGGACGATATTTCAAGCAGCTTCCCCCTTCTTGGCGATCGACTGCAGTGTTCACAAACCCAGGTCCCACTGGATCATGCGGGATCGGTTCCCGGCACGCTGATGATCGATCTGCTCCGCGTGCGCGCAGCCCATCCGGCCGAGCGACGCGGCGTGCTGATGGTGAACCCCGGAGGGCCAGGACTGGGCGCCATGTTCTTCACCGCCAGCTTGCCCGCCAACTGGGAGGCTGAGGCAGCTTGGGCGAGCGACAAACACCGGATCTCCGAGCGCCACGACCTTATCGCGGTACAGCCCCGCGGGCTGGGCTCAGGGAGCGAACTGCGCTGTAGATCCTCGGCCGTGCTGAAGCCCTACGGCCGGATTACGGATGACCGTTCAAGCGAAAATCTGATCGCCATCAATGAGAATGCCGCCGTCATCGCCGCTGGATGCAGCGCTCACCCTTGGTCGCGATTCATTACCACCGAGCAGACCGCACGTGACATGGATCTGGTGCGGACTCAGCTGGGTGAGGAAAAAATCAACTACTGGGGCGTGTCCTACGGCACCGAGCTGGGTGCATGGTATGGCCTCCTGTTCGCCGACCACGTTGATCGGATGATTCTGGATTCCAACGTCGACTGGACCAAGGGCATCCAGTACACCGCCATTCCCAAATCAGACAGCCGCCAGGTGATCTACCAGCGTTTTCTGGTCGAGCGCGCTATTGCCCAGCCCGCGGTGTATGGACTGGGCACGGATGCGCAGGCAATCGATGACCTGTTTGCCGATCTGGAGCCGGTTTTCCGCGACACCGTCAGGTACAGCCTTGGCAGCGTCGAGTCATTGATGGCCGCGCGCATGCTTCAATCCTGGCTGCGCGAATCGCCAGACATGGACGCAAAGGCGCTGGATGAACGCATCGCGGGCCATCACTTCAGCGATGATCCCGATGTCGACGCAGCTGCTCGACGTTCCGCGCAGTATGCGGCGGTCGACTGGTTCAGTGCTCCGGAATCGCCGGGCCCACTCAACCTGGATCCCACCTATTCCGTCCAATACACCGTTCTGTGCAACAGCGCGGAAGGCATTCAGCCACCATCGTTCTGGGACGATATGGGGGATCGTCAAGCGCGCGAAAACCCGGTCGGCGGCAGCACGGAAAGCCATCAAACCTGTGCGTACTGGCCGGTTTCAGTACCCGCAAGACCCGACATGGCAGCTTTGGATGCAGTACGGAACCTGATGGTGCTGCAGATGGAGTTCGATGCATTCACCCCGCGCGCAACCGCATTCAATGCGTTCACGTCCATTCCCTCCGCATCCATCGTCTACGCCGCTGGACTGAAAGGCCACGGCATGATCTACAACGGCGTTTCATCGTGCGTTGATCGGGTGACCTCCGCGTTCATGGCCGACGGCATCCGACCCGGACGCCTGCACGTCTGCGAGCATGCGCCCGCGGCCGTGCAGTCGACCACGGACAAACTGCGCCAGATCGAAGCCCGCGCGCATCAAGTGCGGGGGGAACGGCGCATGCCTGCGGACAGCTGA
- a CDS encoding tryptophan 2,3-dioxygenase family protein codes for MSVDNNQRDLEAGIHTDLQDRLTYGGYLRLDQLLAAQQPLSSPPHHDEMLFIIQHQTSELWLKLLAHELRAAISFLQRDQVWQCQKVLARSKLVLRQLTEQWSVLETLTPSEYMGFRDVLGPSSGFQSLQYRYIEFLLGNKNAQMLKVFEHDVAGQQRLRETLEAPSLYEEFLQYLSRFGHDIPAQYLQRDWSQPHVADDALHPVFERIYQNTDRYWREYALCEDLVDLETAFQLWRFRHMRTVMRVIGFKRGTGGSSGVGFLAKALELTFFPELFQVRTTLEG; via the coding sequence ATGTCCGTCGATAACAACCAACGCGATCTCGAAGCCGGTATCCATACGGATCTGCAGGATCGGCTGACCTACGGCGGCTACCTTCGGCTGGACCAGCTGCTGGCGGCGCAGCAGCCGCTGTCCAGCCCGCCGCATCACGACGAGATGCTGTTCATCATCCAGCACCAGACCTCGGAGCTGTGGCTGAAGCTGCTGGCGCACGAATTGCGTGCGGCGATCAGCTTCCTGCAGCGCGACCAGGTCTGGCAGTGCCAGAAGGTGCTCGCGCGCAGCAAGCTGGTGCTGCGCCAGCTGACCGAGCAGTGGTCGGTGCTGGAAACGCTGACACCCTCCGAGTACATGGGGTTCCGCGACGTGCTGGGGCCGTCTTCGGGCTTCCAGTCATTGCAGTACCGCTACATCGAGTTCCTGCTGGGCAACAAGAACGCGCAGATGCTGAAGGTGTTCGAGCATGACGTGGCCGGCCAGCAGCGCCTGCGCGAGACGCTGGAGGCCCCCAGCCTGTATGAGGAATTCCTGCAGTATCTGTCCCGCTTCGGTCATGACATCCCGGCGCAGTACCTGCAGCGTGACTGGAGCCAACCGCACGTGGCCGACGATGCACTGCACCCGGTATTCGAGCGCATCTACCAGAACACCGATCGGTACTGGCGCGAGTACGCGCTGTGCGAGGACCTGGTGGATCTGGAGACCGCCTTCCAGCTGTGGCGCTTCCGCCATATGCGCACGGTGATGCGGGTGATCGGGTTCAAGCGCGGCACCGGGGGGTCGTCCGGCGTCGGGTTCCTGGCCAAGGCGCTGGAGCTCACGTTCTTCCCGGAGCTGTTCCAGGTGCGGACCACGCTGGAGGGGTGA
- the pdhA gene encoding pyruvate dehydrogenase (acetyl-transferring) E1 component subunit alpha, whose product MTVAAEFKIEYLQYLDADGKLVRDDLPASLRDPKVLVPLFKQMLYVRVFDSKSIALQRTGKLGTYAACLGHEAAHVGIGAAMAVGDVFAPSYREYGAMFMRGVRPYDVLMYWGGDERGNDYGGNAAKDFPFCVPISTQCLHAAGAALKFKLNDEKQVAVAVCGDGGSSKTDFYAALNSAGAYKLPLILCIVNNGWAISVPRSAQTGAETLAQKGLAGGLHCLQVDGNDLIAVLAAMEQARERGLSGNGGTVLELMTYRLSDHTTADDARRYRDDAEVKDAWLLEPMLRLRKYLTAQGVWSEAEEKAWIEECGTRVDEDVNQYLNTPVQPVEAMFDFLYADPPPDLLAQRAAAIALEQRHG is encoded by the coding sequence ATGACAGTTGCTGCTGAGTTCAAGATCGAATATCTCCAATACCTGGACGCGGACGGGAAGCTCGTCCGTGATGACCTGCCCGCCTCCCTGCGGGATCCCAAGGTGCTGGTCCCGCTGTTCAAGCAGATGCTCTATGTACGCGTCTTCGACAGCAAGTCCATCGCCCTGCAGCGCACCGGCAAGCTGGGCACCTACGCTGCCTGCCTGGGCCACGAAGCGGCGCATGTGGGTATCGGCGCGGCCATGGCGGTGGGCGATGTGTTCGCGCCCAGTTACCGCGAATACGGCGCGATGTTCATGCGCGGCGTGCGCCCGTATGACGTGCTGATGTACTGGGGCGGCGACGAGCGTGGCAACGACTACGGTGGCAACGCGGCCAAGGACTTCCCGTTCTGCGTGCCGATCTCCACCCAGTGCCTGCATGCGGCTGGTGCTGCGTTGAAGTTCAAGCTCAACGACGAAAAGCAGGTCGCCGTGGCCGTCTGTGGCGACGGTGGCAGCTCCAAGACCGACTTCTATGCCGCACTGAATTCCGCCGGTGCCTACAAGCTCCCGCTGATCCTGTGCATCGTCAACAACGGCTGGGCCATCTCCGTTCCGCGCTCGGCGCAGACCGGTGCCGAAACGCTGGCGCAGAAGGGCCTGGCCGGTGGCCTGCACTGCCTGCAGGTGGACGGCAACGACCTGATCGCCGTGCTGGCCGCCATGGAGCAGGCGCGCGAACGCGGCCTGTCCGGCAATGGCGGCACCGTGCTGGAATTGATGACCTATCGCCTGTCCGACCACACCACCGCCGACGACGCACGCCGCTACCGCGACGATGCCGAAGTGAAGGATGCCTGGTTGCTGGAGCCGATGCTGCGCCTGCGCAAGTACCTGACCGCGCAGGGCGTCTGGAGCGAAGCCGAAGAAAAGGCGTGGATCGAGGAGTGCGGGACGCGCGTGGACGAGGACGTGAACCAGTACCTCAACACGCCGGTGCAGCCGGTCGAGGCGATGTTCGACTTCCTGTACGCCGATCCGCCGCCGGACCTGCTGGCCCAGCGCGCTGCTGCCATCGCCCTGGAGCAGCGTCATGGATGA